In bacterium, the genomic window CTTTCCGTTCAGCGCGCTGGTAGGGCAGGAGCTTCTGAAGAAGGGGCTGCTGGTGAACGCGGTGGACCCGTCGATCGGGGGCGTCCTCCTTCGCGGGGAGAAGGGGACGGGGAAGACGACGGCGGTGCGTTCGTTCGCGGCGGTCCTTCCGCCGAAGGACGTGGTGTCGGGGTGCCGCTTCGGCTGCGTCCGGGGGACGCCGTTGTGCGACGAATGCCGCGCGCGGGAGGCGTCGGGGGAGGCACTGCGGTACGAGTCGCGGGCGGTGGAGGTGGTGGACCTCGCGCTGAACGCGTCGGAGGACCGGGTTGTGGGGAGCCTGGACCTGGAGGCGGCGCTGCGGGAGGGGAGCCGGAAGTTCGAGATGGGGGTGCTGGGGAAGGCGAACGGGAACGTGTTGTACATCGACGAAGTGAACCTCCTGGACGACCACGTGGTGGACGTCCTGCTGGATGTGGCGGTGTCGGGCGTGAACGTTGTGATGCGGGAGGGGGTGAGCTACCGGCACCCCTCGCGGTTCCTGCTGGTGGGGACGATGAACCCGGAGGAGGGGGAGCTTCGGCCGCAGCTGCTGGACCGGTTCGGCCTTTGCGTGGAGATCTCGGGGGAGCGGGACGTGGGGTTCCGGAAGTCGATCGTGGAGCGCGTTCTGCTGTTCGAGGGGCAGGACGCGGGGTTCCGGGAAAAGTGGGACCGCAAGGACGAGGAGCTGCGGGCCCGGCTGGTGGCGGCCCGGGAGGCCCTTCCCCGTGTGGAGGTTCCCGATGCGATCCTCGAATCGATCGTCGCCGTGGTCGCGGAGCTGGGCGTGGCGGGGCATCGCGGGGACATCACGGTGCTCAAGGCGGCCAAGGCGCTGGCGGCGATCAAGGGAATCCCGTCGCCCGACGAGGAGTGCCTCTCCGATGCGTTCCGGCTCGCGTTGCCGCATCGGTTGAAGGAAGACCCGTTCGAGGAGACGGCCTCCGGGCGCAAGCGCCTCGACGCGGTGCTGGCCCGGTTCGGGACGTGATCCCGCGGGGTCATGCGTCCGGCGTCTTCTTCTTTTCCGACCACCCGTAGAGAGCCTTTGCGCACTCCGGGCAGATGCCGTGCGAGAATTTCGCCTCGGAATGGTCCGCGATGTAGGCCTCTACGGGCATCCAGGCGCCGGGATCGGCGGGGGAGGCGCCCTCCTTCCGGATCTTCTTGCAGTTGGCGCACATGGGGAGGATCCCTTCCAGCGTCCGGACCTGTCGTTGGCTCTCCTCCAGGCT contains:
- a CDS encoding AAA family ATPase; this encodes FPFSALVGQELLKKGLLVNAVDPSIGGVLLRGEKGTGKTTAVRSFAAVLPPKDVVSGCRFGCVRGTPLCDECRAREASGEALRYESRAVEVVDLALNASEDRVVGSLDLEAALREGSRKFEMGVLGKANGNVLYIDEVNLLDDHVVDVLLDVAVSGVNVVMREGVSYRHPSRFLLVGTMNPEEGELRPQLLDRFGLCVEISGERDVGFRKSIVERVLLFEGQDAGFREKWDRKDEELRARLVAAREALPRVEVPDAILESIVAVVAELGVAGHRGDITVLKAAKALAAIKGIPSPDEECLSDAFRLALPHRLKEDPFEETASGRKRLDAVLARFGT